In the Bacteroidales bacterium genome, TATCTGTGCCAGGTGGTTTTGCAATACCTCGATGGCCATAGGTTCGTCGTCAATAATCACACACTTGTATTCCATAGGTTTTGTAATTTATCACACCGAATCCAGCGCGAGCGAAAGCTGCAATTTGTAACTATTCTCTGTCGCTTCAATTGTCAGTTGATGCTTACCTTCGTACAATATTGCCAACCGTTCTTTCACATTTTTTATCCCGATGCCCTTAATATCAGAATTTCTTCCCTTCGTATTGCAGGTATTAAAAGTTGTGAAAATCAGATTTTGATTTATGATCTTTCCATCGATTTTGATAAAATACTCCTGCCCGGTAGTGCTTTTTACATGTTTAAAACAGTTTTCGCAAAAAGGCAGCAAGATCAGCGGGGCAATCAAAAAGTTACTCTGCCCAACGGGCCACGAAATTTCAAGGTTTAAATCCTTAAACTTATGCTTTTCCAGAGCAATATAGTCTTTTAAAAAATCTATTTCTTTTTCGATAACAATCAGCTCATCATCGCAGCGGTAAAGCATATAATCCAACATATTCGAAAGATGAATAATCAACTGTGGCGTTAGCTCCGACTTTTTAAGACTATGACCATAAATCAGGTTCAACGAATTAAATAGTGTGTGCGGGTGTAACTGGTTTTGCAGCATTTTCAGGCGGGCTTCTTTCAGTTGTAAATCGGTGGAGATTTGCTGCTCGATCATGCGGTGCCTTTCCTCCTGCTGATAGAATGATTCTTTAACAAAATGAATAGCTACACCCATAAGCACCACCAAATACATTCCCGCCGAAATAAAAAACAGATCAAAGTTGCCGCTTGGCATCCTACCCACATCAAATTCCCATATCGTAATAAAGGTAAAAATGGATAAGAGGGAGTTCATCCACAGCGAAACAATAATGGTGGCGGTGAGTAAATAAAAGAAAGCGTAGTATTTTTTATGAAAAAGAAAGCGGGGAACCAGCCAGTAATTGATGGCGTAGGTGGTGAGGACGACTATGGGCAGCTGCAAACACACGTAAAATAGGGTGTTGTAAGAATCCCGGTTAAAATGCCCGAAAAATAAGGAGAGGAAAACCACAACTACCATCCAGTAAAGGATATGAAGCAAGACTTTGTATTTGGGCTGTAGTAAAAACATTGGGCAAATCTAAAGAAATATGCTTTTAGCAAATTGCTTTTCCCCCGAAAGCATGGTTTTATCCCCCGAATGCAGTCTGCAGAAAACAGTCTGCGGTAAGTCGCAGACTGTGGAGTACCCAATTCTTTTCAGGGGATTTATCCCGTCATTCGGGGAAAAGATTTTTTTATAAAACAAACCTCTACTACTATTGCCGGTAATTCATTCAATGTTAATTTTAAAAATTCAAAAACTATGAGAGAATTCTTAATCACCGGTGGAATTGAAGGTATGGCCTTTATCCTTATTTTAGGCATTGTCGTGCTTATCGTTAGCATCATCGAAATCGCGCGAAGGGTTTCCAAACTCCCGCTTACCCAACTGGACCACAAGCTGCTTTTGTCCATTCCTTCGCTGGGTGGAATAGCGCTGCTTTTTGGCTTGTTTTATCAGATACTTGGATTATACCAGGCCTTCCAGCATATCCAAATGTACGGAGACATAGCGCCACAGATCATCATGGGCGGTGTTTTCGTCTCGTTCTACTCAACTCTGTTTGGGTTGGGCGTGGGACTGATTTCCTTTGTTATTTGGTATGTGGTGAAGATGGTGTGGCGGTAGTTTGGCTTGAAGTCACCGTCTGAATTCTGCTTAAGATTAGTGTAGCACCTAATTAAACGGTTGCACTGAAGCGTGGAGCTATTCACGGTATGGCTTTTTCCGATTTAGCAAAACCCTGATAGAGCTCGAAGCCCTGTCAGGGTTTTGTCAATTAATCTTACCCCTTTAAAATAATTATTGTCAACCTTTCTATCCCATCCCACTTCTATCTTTTCCTCTCAAAAACCTCCACTTCCAGATTATCAATGTAGGCCTTGGCATTGCGGGGATTCCAAACATAAACACTAAGTTCTTCATCCCGCGAACGGGCTTCCGGTGTCAGGTAATCCAAAGTCATGGTGTTCCATTCGTTGAGCTTGATGGGTTCAAGCATTCTATCGGTACTCATACTTCTCCATTTATGCGCCACACCGCCGTAACTAAAGGTTACGACGAGGAACAAATCGTGCCCTGAAAGTTCTTCGGTAGGATAAAACTTAACAGCAGCCCGTATCCAGGCATAGTAATCATCGGTTATTTCATCGAAGGTGGCCGTAATGGAAGGTGTGTAAACATAGGTACTGTCGAGCCTGATGGAATATTTTCCATCGAAAACAATGCTTGTATCAAAAAACTGCTCCTTGTACGCCACAGGTTCCTCATAACTTTCAAATCCTAATTGCTTCTTGTTGTAATTTTCCTCATCCGAAAAAATGTCGATGCCAGTTGCTGAGCGATCAATGAGCAAAAGCTTCCTGTCCTGATTGGTTACATGCTTTTTAAGAAAAGTAGCGAAGTAGTATTCCTTTGTCATTCTGGAACCATGAATGATCCCCAAAGCGATTTGCCTGGATTGAAAAATATTGACTGCAGCGAAAAGTATAAAGATGATCGCTGCAGCAATTTTTACAACTGTTCTTTTATTGAGTAGAAATTGAATGAAATATCCAAGGGGAATGGCCAGCAGCGCATACATCTGGATGAAGGCCCTATAGCCATAGCTGATAAGGCTTGTGAAACATGAAATAAGATAAAGGTTCAACAGGAACACCACAAAAACAGCCCAAAATATTTCCCTATTCTTTTTATACATGAAATAAAATCCCCAAATGGCACAAATCATCAGCGGAGAATAAATCAACCAGCCTTTGCGGAAACTAAACAGTACCCACCAAAATCGTGGATGCAAAAGGTCGAGGGCAGAACCCGGATCGTTGTAGGGAAAGAATAAAAAATTCCCTGTAGCAGTTTTCCAGTAAAGCATCTGCAAAACCAGAAAAATAAGCCCGGTACCTGCAAACAAAAGCATTTGTTTCCAATGCCTAAAAAATATAGCCGGTTTTTCTTTCAATGTTTTCCATCCTGAAACGCCCCACAATAAAATAAGAAACAGAATGGTAAATTCGCCAGGGCGACTGATGATTAAGAGGCCGGAAAAAAATCCCATAGCAATGGCAGAGCTTGTTTTCTTTTCTTTGTACCATTTGATTACAAACCAGATGAGGATAGCAGTAACTGCAAATAAATAAACATGGGGTGTGTCGTTACCGATGGTTGAGAAAAAATAAAGGTTGGTTCCAATAAATAGGAAGATCAATGTCAGCGAAGTGACAACATCGCTGAAGAATTCGAGCAATACCTTTCGTAAAAAGAAGATTCCGGTGATAAAAAAAAAGAGACTCCAGCCCAATAAACCCCAATAGTATGGATCGGAGAAACCATCGGCCGGATAATCCGTGTTCAAGGCAATGATGTGCCCGGCAGTAAATCCTGGAAGGTAAAGGATGGACATCCCCATAAAAAACCTGATCACCTTGTTGTCTTGGTTGCCACGGTCGAATTGGTAATAGGTGGGGGTACTTTTGTATTTTTGGTTGATGTTTTCAACCCAGCTAAAATCTTTTATCTTAATGTCATCGTAAATAAAAAGTGCCGGTAGATACATGTAATAACCAAAGTTATCATAGGCCAGATAATTAGTGTGTTGGTTTGAAATTCGTTGATAGCTAATAAACACACTTAGCAGAATTACAACAATCAAAGAAATGTATGCCGATTTTTTTAAACGATTCATAGACTGCCTTTTTAAAACCGAATATTTTCGTTGCAAAAATAGTTTTATTGTTCTACGCTTTGTATTTTTCTTGTCTTTCAGAATGGCAGGCTTATCCCTAGTCAGAAGCTCAGAAACAGTTAGAGCTCCATCGACCCTTCCACTTATCAGCCCGGTACTTATATTTTCAGGCTCACCGATAAAAACGGAAAGATGGTGGCCACGCACAAAGTGATAAAGGAGTAGGTGTGTTTAATTTTTTAAATTGATCACTCTTCCTTAAAAAACTGCAGGCACTTCCCACCCGGAAAGTGCCTGCGCTATTTTTAAAATATGGTAGCCGACAAATTTCTACTGAAACTCTATCAGCAGGAAATCTTTGGCTACAGCCTGGCCGGTTTTTACATAAACGGCTTTTATCACGCCGTCCATGGGAGCTTTGATGATATTCTGCATTTTCATGGCTTCGAGTATCATCAGCTCATCGTTCATTTTTACGCGTGACCGGCGTTTAATATACACCGCTTTGATGGTGCCCGGAATGAACGCTTTTATTTTTTTGATGTTGGGCGGCTCGTAAGGCTTACGGTTCAAATATTTGCGTGTGAGGGTTGTGCGGTATTTTACCTCATCAACCCACAAACTCCTATAGTCGAGTTCTTTTTCT is a window encoding:
- a CDS encoding acetyl-CoA carboxylase biotin carboxyl carrier protein subunit, coding for MDNEEKELDYRSLWVDEVKYRTTLTRKYLNRKPYEPPNIKKIKAFIPGTIKAVYIKRRSRVKMNDELMILEAMKMQNIIKAPMDGVIKAVYVKTGQAVAKDFLLIEFQ
- a CDS encoding histidine kinase; this translates as MFLLQPKYKVLLHILYWMVVVVFLSLFFGHFNRDSYNTLFYVCLQLPIVVLTTYAINYWLVPRFLFHKKYYAFFYLLTATIIVSLWMNSLLSIFTFITIWEFDVGRMPSGNFDLFFISAGMYLVVLMGVAIHFVKESFYQQEERHRMIEQQISTDLQLKEARLKMLQNQLHPHTLFNSLNLIYGHSLKKSELTPQLIIHLSNMLDYMLYRCDDELIVIEKEIDFLKDYIALEKHKFKDLNLEISWPVGQSNFLIAPLILLPFCENCFKHVKSTTGQEYFIKIDGKIINQNLIFTTFNTCNTKGRNSDIKGIGIKNVKERLAILYEGKHQLTIEATENSYKLQLSLALDSV
- a CDS encoding MotA/TolQ/ExbB proton channel family protein, which encodes MREFLITGGIEGMAFILILGIVVLIVSIIEIARRVSKLPLTQLDHKLLLSIPSLGGIALLFGLFYQILGLYQAFQHIQMYGDIAPQIIMGGVFVSFYSTLFGLGVGLISFVIWYVVKMVWR